From Arcticibacter tournemirensis, one genomic window encodes:
- a CDS encoding RidA family protein, whose protein sequence is MEKRIINPWQWQDSRSYVQAVEVKHAEGTLYCAGQAAVLADGSSSTDDMRNQLIQAIENLEQVITEAGYECRNIVRLNILTTSSAEFFSSFDILQQWIAKHGIKQASTFYEVSSLFETLKVELEATVVR, encoded by the coding sequence ATGGAAAAACGAATAATTAATCCCTGGCAATGGCAGGATTCGCGCAGCTATGTGCAGGCAGTTGAAGTAAAACACGCTGAAGGCACTCTTTATTGCGCAGGGCAGGCCGCTGTTCTGGCCGATGGCAGCTCAAGCACAGATGACATGAGGAACCAATTGATTCAGGCAATTGAGAATCTGGAACAGGTGATCACTGAGGCAGGATATGAATGCAGGAATATCGTCCGTTTAAATATCCTGACAACCTCATCGGCCGAATTCTTTAGTAGCTTCGATATCCTGCAGCAATGGATAGCCAAACATGGCATTAAACAGGCAAGTACATTTTATGAAGTGAGCAGTCTTTTCGAAACGTTGAAAGTTGAACTTGAAGCAACGGTAGTCAGGTAA